The Methanolobus sp. WCC4 genome includes the window ATTAATATATTGATAGAATTCGTTGTATTTCATCATTTAATTTCAGTGTACGAAATATTTACTTTTTTAGCGCTAGATGTTTTTTATCAAAAACAATTCAACATCTTGCTACGTTCAGATTCCTTAATACTTCCGCATCATATAACATAATTAAATCGATAACTACGCATCCTTTCAGAATGCCAGCAATTGTACCCAGACAAAGGCAAGCGATTAAAGCGCCCGCCTTTGGCGACGCATAGGCAGAGTTTCAATATGATGCTTATTATAGTTGGATTATTTTTAATTATAAAACAACCTGGCATTTGCAATTATTTTAAATATTAAGCACCTATTATATGAATTAGTAAAATAAAAAAAAAAGATAAAAAAGTTATATTTATTCATAGTGGACAGATATAAATGATAGATATTATTAACAACGATATTATTGGTGCTATTGTTTTTCTTTTACCTGGTTTTTTATCAATATATATAGCATGTGGAATTATTAAATTTAAAAGTAGTCATTTAAAAGATCCCGAATATTATTTACTTAGTATATTTATTAGTATAATAGCATATGCATTGGTGTATTATTATAACAATTTCACATTAGATGGAATTGAAAATTCCATAATTAATTACACATATCTATTAGAACTTTATGCAATAGCAATTATAATTGGTATCTTCTTGGGGATAACAATAAAAAAAATACTTTACAAGAATTTTCATATCGATTATGGAAGTCCGTGGACACTTTCACTTAAAGATAATTCAAAAAGAGAACAAAATTATGTTCATATTTTCACTTCAGACAATTGTGAAATCTCTGGGAATATAATTCTTTTTTCAGACGACTATGAAAAACATAAAGAAATTACAATCGATGACCCCTGCATAGTTGTTCGTGATGCGAACTACAATATTGAGGACATGGTATATCTTGGTCAAGAAATGTATTTTAAAGAAGATGATATTAAAAGAATTGTATTTTTAGAACCTGAATCTATTTTTGATGAAGAATAAACATCACTTCATCACTCTCCTCAACACCTTAGCAACCTCCGGGTCCTTCTCTACAAGCTCCATCAAAGCCATGGCAATATCAGACCGCCTCTTCTCAACATCAACTGCAGATTCAATTGTAAGCACCATCCCACAGGATGAACAAAAAGTAGATGTAGGACCATTCATGGTCTTACAGCGAAGACATTTGACAGGTTTCATCACCTTCTTCTCATCCTCTTCTTTGATGATGCCGGCCATCTTGAGTAGTGGTTCATCCAGTCGCTTACCTGACATATGAATATAGACTTCTGGCATATCTAATCCGTGAATCCATCCAGATAGTCCTCTATCTGTGCCTGATTCAGATGCTCCACTAGTTCCATTGCTCTCGAATACTTGAATAAATGACGAAAAATCGTTTGGTTGAGCTAAACTAATTCAAAGACAAAACTCTCAGCTTTAGAATTAGAAGAAAGAGCCTCGGGTGGGATTTGAACCCACGACCTCGTCCTTACCAAGGACGCGCTATACCCCTAAGCCACCGAGGCACATTAGAAATATTGGGGTGCTCTCCCCTAATACACAGTATCGATTAATAAGTTTTCGGTTGGAAGAGCGATGATTTATAAGCACCAGCGGTCGTCGACGGGGAATATCTCGTTGATCCACATAAGGACACCGTTGTGGTGGACGATACGGTATGAACGGGAAAGGACCTTTTGCGCTCCGAAGAGAGGGGAATCCTCGAGGATATCGATGCTCTCAAAATCCCTTCTGGTCTCGACATTGTGGTCACGCAGTATCCTTCCGATCGGGATGTCGGCTTTCATCATATCGCTGCGAACGCCTTCTGGCATCTTCTCGATGGCTGACAGTGACCGGGCGAATACATAAGGGACATCCCCGGCTGTGAGGGTCACCACGCGTTCATTGATATCCGCCCCGACAGCAACACCGAATATATCTGCAGCTTTCTCATCCGCAGGAATAACATGCTGGTTTTCCGTAACCACTGCAGTAGGGTGTTTGGTCATGATCTCCAGCAGGAAAGTGACCGAACCATCGGTTCCTGCACATACCCTCAGGCATGTGGGAATATCAAAGCTCTTCAGTTTTTCAAGAAAATCCATGTTGAACTATCCGTGGTCGTAAAAGAATGAGAGGAAAGGGGAATTTACTTGGAAACTTCCTTCTTTGCCTGCTTCAGACGTTCCTTGGCAGTGTATCCTGTTGCAGCAAGGAGGAAATCCCTGAAACGCTTATTAGAATCAAGAATAAGTTCATCATCTGTCAAAGAAGTATCAGATACAGTATCAACAGCCAGCTTCTTACCTTCGATCCATACCGTTACACTAGAAAGAACACCATAAGAAGTAACGAACTTGCCATCCTCTTCCTTAACCTCGCTGGGGAAAATCTCTGTCAGACACTCGTAGATCCTATCCATCTCGGGTTTATAACCACGCTTTAACTTGTATTCCTGCATTTCGATCAACCCTATATAGTATTCTCCAGATGAATAAATGTACCGGTATAAGTTTAAAAACAACAACTGATCAAAGCACCTCAATGAACATGAAACAGCACTGTCACAGGTCTGAAAGGAACTTCTCCGCGATCAGTTGCAGACGTTCTTTCCTTTCATGGTCCATCC containing:
- a CDS encoding zinc ribbon domain-containing protein; translation: MSGKRLDEPLLKMAGIIKEEDEKKVMKPVKCLRCKTMNGPTSTFCSSCGMVLTIESAVDVEKRRSDIAMALMELVEKDPEVAKVLRRVMK
- a CDS encoding chorismate pyruvate-lyase family protein, with the translated sequence MDFLEKLKSFDIPTCLRVCAGTDGSVTFLLEIMTKHPTAVVTENQHVIPADEKAADIFGVAVGADINERVVTLTAGDVPYVFARSLSAIEKMPEGVRSDMMKADIPIGRILRDHNVETRRDFESIDILEDSPLFGAQKVLSRSYRIVHHNGVLMWINEIFPVDDRWCL
- a CDS encoding DUF5611 family protein, with the protein product MQEYKLKRGYKPEMDRIYECLTEIFPSEVKEEDGKFVTSYGVLSSVTVWIEGKKLAVDTVSDTSLTDDELILDSNKRFRDFLLAATGYTAKERLKQAKKEVSK